One window of the Candidatus Chryseobacterium colombiense genome contains the following:
- the rpsT gene encoding 30S ribosomal protein S20 — protein MANHKSALKRIRQNEARKLRNRYYHKTARTALKVLRNEEDKAAAAEQLPKVISLLDKLAKKNIIHKNKAANLKSKLTKHVNKLA, from the coding sequence ATGGCAAATCATAAATCAGCATTAAAAAGAATTAGACAGAACGAGGCAAGAAAACTTCGTAACAGATACTACCACAAGACTGCTAGAACAGCACTGAAAGTATTGAGAAATGAAGAAGATAAAGCTGCTGCTGCAGAACAATTGCCAAAAGTTATCTCTTTGTTGGATAAATTAGCTAAGAAGAATATTATCCACAAAAACAAAGCAGCTAACTTGAAAAGCAAATTAACTAAGCACGTTAATAAACTAGCTTAA
- a CDS encoding FadR/GntR family transcriptional regulator, giving the protein MQIQRKTLAQEVADRLTEGIISNEFAVGDKLPTEPELMKIYGVGRSSIREAIKILSIKGVLDVQQGVGTFVISNIIHESLESQMDKAQIEEVQEVRSLLDSKIAAKAALHRNEEQLKKIKWYLDQRNILAEEKKALECYQADINFHVAIAEACGNSLLREIYKIASSHILRSFEIRHNDTTSFIISQAIHERLYLAIENKNAEEAAIIAQQIVDQVY; this is encoded by the coding sequence ATGCAGATTCAAAGAAAGACATTAGCACAAGAGGTAGCAGACCGGTTGACTGAAGGAATTATCAGCAATGAATTTGCGGTTGGTGATAAATTGCCAACGGAGCCTGAGCTGATGAAAATCTACGGTGTTGGAAGATCAAGCATTCGTGAAGCCATCAAAATACTATCAATCAAAGGAGTACTGGATGTACAGCAGGGAGTGGGAACTTTTGTTATTTCCAATATTATTCATGAATCTCTGGAATCGCAGATGGACAAGGCACAGATTGAAGAGGTACAGGAGGTACGCTCCTTACTTGATTCTAAAATTGCAGCCAAAGCAGCATTACATCGCAATGAAGAACAATTGAAAAAAATTAAGTGGTATCTTGATCAAAGAAATATTTTAGCAGAAGAAAAAAAAGCGCTGGAATGTTATCAGGCTGATATTAATTTCCACGTTGCCATTGCTGAAGCCTGTGGCAATAGTCTGTTAAGGGAAATCTATAAAATCGCAAGCTCACATATTTTGAGATCTTTTGAAATCAGACATAATGACACCACCTCTTTTATTATTTCCCAGGCCATTCATGAGCGTCTTTATTTAGCTATAGAAAATAAAAATGCAGAGGAAGCAGCCATTATTGCTCAACAAATTGTTGATCAGGTGTATTAA
- a CDS encoding T9SS type A sorting domain-containing protein, whose translation MNRIFTLVVLIVTINFSKAQIRILFDATKAEMAGNADWVIDTDVYNLKANSNGTVTTGGTQSNPQQIPTPAQSGITGSTSETYWSGALSAWAVDLVKLGYSVETLPYNGKITYGDPTNPQDLSLYKVFIIDEPNLKFTTAEANALVNFVNSGGGLFMISDHTMSDRNNDGWDSPAIWNDILQNNTVQVNPFGISFDLVNFSQTTTNFAALPANTILHGTAGNPIQMQYSNGTSMTLNKSSNPSVQGLVFKTGASTTGVTDVMVATATYGTGKVVALGDSSVPDDGTGDPGDSLYNGYTGDANGNHKPLLLNAVIWLAGASNLQTSDLYVDKSMEVYPNPTSDYIYIKDLQTNFSEYQYTIFDISGKNLETGILTSNKIDLQKYPKGTYIISLKSKKEDRAFKVIRK comes from the coding sequence ATGAATAGAATATTTACCCTCGTTGTATTAATAGTCACTATTAATTTTTCAAAAGCACAGATCAGGATTTTATTTGATGCGACAAAAGCAGAAATGGCTGGTAATGCAGATTGGGTTATAGATACAGATGTATATAATCTTAAAGCAAATTCTAACGGGACTGTTACTACAGGGGGAACTCAAAGTAATCCACAACAGATCCCTACACCAGCACAGAGTGGTATTACAGGTTCTACATCAGAGACGTATTGGAGTGGTGCATTAAGTGCTTGGGCAGTCGATTTGGTAAAGTTGGGTTATAGTGTAGAAACCTTACCTTATAATGGAAAAATTACTTACGGAGATCCGACTAATCCCCAAGACTTATCTCTTTACAAAGTTTTTATTATTGATGAGCCTAACTTAAAATTTACGACGGCAGAAGCTAATGCATTGGTGAATTTTGTAAATTCCGGTGGCGGGTTGTTTATGATTAGTGACCATACCATGAGTGATAGAAATAATGATGGATGGGATTCACCTGCCATATGGAATGATATTTTACAAAATAATACCGTACAGGTTAATCCTTTTGGGATTAGTTTTGATCTGGTAAACTTTTCTCAGACGACTACTAATTTTGCGGCATTGCCTGCTAATACAATCTTGCACGGAACAGCAGGAAACCCCATACAAATGCAATATTCGAACGGAACTTCTATGACATTGAATAAAAGTAGTAATCCGTCGGTTCAGGGGTTGGTTTTTAAAACAGGTGCTTCTACAACAGGAGTTACGGATGTAATGGTGGCAACAGCAACTTATGGTACAGGAAAAGTCGTTGCTCTAGGCGATAGTTCAGTTCCTGATGACGGAACCGGAGACCCGGGCGACAGTTTATATAATGGATATACTGGTGATGCTAATGGAAATCATAAACCATTGCTTTTAAATGCTGTCATTTGGCTTGCCGGTGCGTCCAATCTACAAACCTCCGATTTGTATGTAGACAAGTCGATGGAAGTTTATCCCAATCCAACTTCAGACTATATTTATATTAAAGATTTACAAACTAATTTTTCAGAATATCAATACACAATCTTTGATATTTCCGGGAAGAATTTGGAAACTGGTATTCTTACTTCAAATAAAATAGATTTGCAGAAATATCCAAAAGGAACCTATATTATTTCTTTAAAGTCTAAGAAGGAGGATAGAGCATTTAAAGTTATCAGAAAGTAA
- a CDS encoding MFS transporter, which yields MENITTKSIDTTKIVYPILFMISFSHFLNDLIQSTIPSLYPILKGEFNLSFAQIGIITLVFQLTASILQPFIGIYTDKKPNPRSLAIGMGLSMAGLLLLAAAHQYYVILIAVGLIGMGSSVFHPEASRVAQLASGGQKGLAQSIFQVGGNSGSAIGPLLVALIILPLGQGYVGLFAIAAFIGIIVLWRIGNWYAERLSSKKSSKHPSDIIHINLSRKKVIFSITVLLALVFSKYIYLASMTNYFTFFLIDKFHISVKDSQLYLFMFLAAVAVGTILGGKLGDKYGRKKIIWISILGAAPFTLCLPYLSLFWTITFAVIIGLIIASAFSAILVFATDLLPNKIGLVAGLFFGFMFGMGGIGSAVLGAVADDTSIEYVFKICAFLPLMGIITAFLPNLKK from the coding sequence ATGGAAAATATTACAACAAAAAGCATTGACACCACCAAAATTGTCTACCCAATTTTATTTATGATCAGTTTCTCTCATTTTCTGAATGACCTGATCCAGTCTACAATTCCTTCCCTTTATCCCATCTTGAAAGGTGAATTTAATCTCTCTTTTGCCCAGATTGGAATTATCACTCTGGTATTTCAACTTACGGCTTCTATTTTACAGCCGTTCATAGGAATTTATACCGATAAAAAGCCTAATCCTAGATCTCTCGCTATAGGAATGGGATTGTCTATGGCTGGTTTATTATTGCTGGCAGCAGCTCATCAGTATTATGTCATATTAATAGCAGTCGGGCTCATTGGAATGGGCTCATCCGTTTTTCATCCTGAAGCATCTAGAGTCGCTCAATTAGCTTCCGGAGGCCAGAAAGGTTTAGCACAATCCATTTTTCAGGTTGGGGGAAATTCAGGAAGTGCTATCGGACCTTTATTGGTTGCATTAATTATTCTTCCATTAGGTCAGGGATATGTCGGGCTTTTTGCTATTGCTGCATTTATCGGGATCATCGTTTTGTGGAGAATCGGAAACTGGTATGCCGAAAGATTAAGTTCAAAAAAATCTTCAAAACATCCGAGTGATATTATCCATATCAATCTTTCCCGTAAAAAAGTTATTTTTTCAATTACAGTCTTACTCGCGTTGGTGTTTTCGAAATATATTTACCTGGCTTCGATGACGAATTACTTTACGTTCTTCCTGATTGACAAATTCCATATTTCTGTGAAAGATTCTCAGTTGTACTTATTTATGTTTCTTGCAGCAGTTGCGGTAGGAACTATTTTAGGTGGAAAATTAGGTGATAAATACGGAAGAAAGAAAATCATATGGATTTCGATATTAGGAGCAGCTCCGTTTACGCTTTGTCTGCCTTATCTTTCATTATTCTGGACCATCACATTTGCCGTTATCATCGGATTAATTATTGCTTCTGCATTTTCTGCCATCCTGGTGTTTGCAACTGATCTTTTGCCTAATAAAATAGGATTGGTAGCAGGACTCTTCTTTGGATTTATGTTTGGAATGGGCGGAATCGGTTCGGCCGTATTAGGAGCAGTAGCAGACGATACTAGTATTGAATATGTTTTTAAAATCTGTGCATTTTTACCATTGATGGGAATCATTACTGCATTTCTTCCTAATCTTAAAAAATAA
- a CDS encoding DUF5686 family protein, whose protein sequence is MTTFFENHIFAVQISLFLCILIIFWLIENFYQQQNSRKKILHTLLNAHFLILVIPVQISLSVIAMYTATQTEVNTWGLLKFLPIKENSFLFYLIAMVVLDFSNFFYHYLMHKIPFCWRFHQIHHSDMEVDISTTFREHPGETFLRVGFFIVTIFIFGISPWIIIIFQLFESSSNIISHSSMKLPDRIDRIVSLVFVTPNTHSIHHHYRLPHTDTNYGDILSIWDHLFRTASRMCQKDIVYGINTHMNPVYNANFKMLIKRPFRRKNKKSNVPENIINNTLIFILLFCGHTFHAQEKKGSSVKDTTVIETVRLSGKLQKRLKKEENPAYKLLLKVWENKENNIKINNPFYEYDEFSSTEIGLNGMTRNFTKDVFHEKIDSVMAENVLTGTGDSFDIPVELLQTFRHYYVSPQFNLKKSKLLGKKDIGVPQNLKLFERLEAAFKNINPYEENIVLLNKNFVSPLSKEGFSTYDYVLKDSIRTDNETIYSLDYFPKESRELGFRGHFKISSINYALISIQMKTPLKMNLNFVKDLEFSKTYTLNAQNKYVPESNNYNGIFTVFSKKDEKGLYVIKKDFFSNYTFDEPRKLSFYNDVSDDQVGLSTKDVIAENADAETKRIEKLVEFTSNTKKITGITNALYTFSEGYFNAFKGIQLGNIYSTVASNEIQGFNFRLGFRTYQSLNDRFRILGFATYGFKNNSVSFGLESRYLLAKKQRLIVDAAYIDDYQQAGLTNFVGDHILPDAQNESKAIFNRGRNYYLSKVDKVSAKISMEPYKNIEFGVVGNYSTIESAAPDLFSLAFINPETHTLETKTNDFNTTFFINYTPKREVFGTGVDRNYGIRLHPSLLVNFITGFSDFGESQFKYQKINILYNHPVFVGKFGVLDPTIIAGKTFNPVPLSLASGVSANQTYFYAPNTFALLNYYQFVADQFVQFNLDHHFNGFIINHIPILNRTKFRSVLLFRSYMGTISQGTIDLNRSNIKYNVPRKPYIEYGFGIENIGFGNLRPLRVDFIWNNISSNNNPTVSPKFGIRFGFNTTF, encoded by the coding sequence ATGACTACTTTTTTTGAGAATCACATTTTTGCTGTTCAGATTTCTCTTTTTTTATGCATTTTGATTATATTTTGGCTCATAGAAAACTTTTATCAGCAGCAAAATTCAAGAAAAAAAATACTGCATACCCTTCTTAATGCACATTTCTTAATTCTGGTCATTCCTGTGCAGATTAGCTTGTCTGTCATTGCAATGTATACTGCTACCCAAACGGAAGTTAATACCTGGGGACTTTTGAAATTTCTTCCCATCAAGGAAAATTCTTTTCTATTCTATTTAATAGCGATGGTAGTACTTGATTTTTCAAATTTCTTCTACCATTATTTAATGCATAAAATTCCGTTTTGCTGGCGTTTTCATCAGATTCATCATAGTGATATGGAGGTGGATATCAGTACTACGTTCAGGGAACACCCGGGAGAAACTTTTCTTCGCGTCGGTTTCTTCATCGTGACGATATTTATATTTGGAATTTCACCCTGGATCATTATTATATTTCAGTTATTTGAAAGCAGCTCCAATATTATTTCTCATTCCAGTATGAAGCTGCCGGATCGTATTGATCGTATTGTATCGCTGGTTTTTGTAACACCAAACACGCACAGCATTCATCATCATTATAGATTACCACATACTGATACCAACTACGGAGATATTCTTTCCATTTGGGATCACCTTTTCAGAACAGCATCCAGAATGTGTCAAAAAGATATCGTTTATGGGATCAATACGCATATGAACCCCGTTTATAATGCTAATTTTAAGATGCTCATCAAGAGACCCTTTCGTAGAAAAAATAAAAAATCTAACGTTCCTGAAAATATAATTAATAATACCTTAATCTTTATTCTGCTTTTTTGCGGACATACTTTTCATGCCCAGGAAAAAAAGGGTTCCTCAGTAAAAGATACTACTGTAATTGAAACGGTTCGCTTATCCGGGAAATTACAGAAACGATTAAAGAAAGAGGAAAATCCTGCTTATAAACTACTACTGAAAGTCTGGGAAAATAAAGAAAATAATATAAAAATAAATAATCCTTTCTATGAATACGATGAGTTTAGCAGCACGGAGATCGGGTTAAATGGAATGACTAGAAACTTTACAAAAGATGTTTTTCATGAAAAAATAGATTCTGTAATGGCAGAAAATGTCCTTACAGGAACAGGAGATAGTTTTGATATTCCTGTGGAACTTTTACAAACTTTTCGTCATTATTATGTTTCGCCCCAGTTTAATCTTAAAAAAAGTAAGTTATTAGGAAAAAAAGATATTGGAGTTCCGCAGAATCTGAAGCTTTTTGAACGATTGGAAGCTGCTTTTAAAAATATCAATCCCTACGAAGAAAATATTGTTTTACTGAATAAAAATTTTGTTAGCCCTCTTTCCAAAGAGGGTTTCAGCACCTATGACTATGTGTTGAAAGACAGCATCAGGACCGACAATGAAACCATATACTCCCTGGATTATTTTCCTAAAGAAAGTAGAGAATTGGGGTTTAGAGGTCATTTCAAAATATCCTCCATTAATTATGCTCTGATTTCTATACAGATGAAAACACCGCTTAAGATGAATCTTAACTTTGTAAAAGATCTGGAGTTCAGCAAAACATATACTTTAAATGCTCAGAATAAATATGTTCCGGAAAGTAATAACTACAATGGGATTTTCACTGTTTTCAGTAAAAAAGATGAAAAAGGATTATACGTAATCAAGAAAGATTTTTTCAGCAATTATACTTTTGATGAACCGAGAAAGCTCTCTTTTTATAATGATGTTTCCGATGATCAGGTGGGTCTTTCTACAAAAGACGTTATTGCAGAAAATGCCGATGCCGAAACCAAAAGGATTGAAAAATTGGTAGAATTTACAAGCAATACAAAAAAAATAACAGGCATTACCAACGCACTGTATACTTTTTCGGAAGGGTATTTCAATGCATTTAAGGGAATTCAGCTGGGAAATATTTATAGTACAGTGGCTTCCAATGAGATTCAGGGATTTAATTTCCGGTTGGGTTTCAGAACGTATCAAAGTTTAAATGACCGGTTTAGAATTCTGGGATTTGCCACCTATGGTTTTAAAAATAATTCTGTCAGTTTCGGCCTGGAAAGCAGATATCTTTTGGCAAAAAAACAGCGTTTAATAGTTGATGCTGCTTATATTGATGACTATCAACAGGCTGGTTTGACGAATTTTGTAGGGGATCATATTTTACCCGATGCTCAAAACGAGTCCAAAGCAATTTTTAACCGTGGCAGAAATTATTATTTATCTAAAGTTGATAAAGTAAGTGCGAAAATCTCCATGGAACCATATAAAAATATTGAATTTGGAGTTGTAGGAAATTACAGCACAATAGAAAGTGCTGCACCGGATCTGTTTTCGTTGGCTTTCATTAATCCTGAAACTCACACATTGGAAACAAAAACGAATGATTTCAACACCACTTTTTTTATAAATTACACTCCGAAAAGAGAAGTTTTTGGAACCGGTGTAGACCGGAATTACGGAATCAGACTGCATCCTTCTCTGTTGGTTAATTTCATAACTGGTTTCAGTGATTTCGGAGAGTCGCAATTTAAATATCAGAAAATTAATATTTTATACAACCATCCTGTTTTTGTCGGGAAATTTGGTGTTTTAGATCCTACCATTATTGCAGGAAAAACTTTTAATCCGGTTCCGCTGTCTCTAGCAAGCGGCGTTTCCGCAAACCAGACTTATTTTTATGCTCCCAACACTTTTGCCCTGCTTAATTATTACCAATTTGTGGCAGACCAATTTGTGCAATTTAATCTGGATCATCATTTTAACGGATTTATCATCAATCATATCCCGATCCTGAACCGGACAAAATTCAGAAGTGTTCTTTTATTTCGTAGCTATATGGGGACTATTTCTCAAGGAACAATTGACCTGAATCGGTCTAATATAAAATACAATGTACCTAGAAAACCCTATATAGAATATGGTTTTGGAATTGAAAATATTGGCTTTGGCAATTTACGCCCGTTAAGGGTAGATTTTATTTGGAATAATATTTCTTCAAACAATAACCCTACGGTTTCTCCAAAATTTGGGATAAGATTTGGATTCAATACGACTTTCTAA
- a CDS encoding HAMP domain-containing sensor histidine kinase — protein sequence MKLIHYISKRYIIYSAIISIISIPLFYVSLQHLLLADLDEEMKQQKDWIQTQLKTVSPTALISFENNITVTPSKTVKTSDVLFNEPLFVEADNETVMHRVLLSNVTVNGKNYTIRIRKSMIEDEDLLQNILLLQFAFIFILIVGLGLINLSISKKLWLPFNDIVRKMQGYRVDNSDELNFMPTKIFEFKDLENSICELVNRNNKLYKAQKEFTENASHELQTPIAVFSSKLELLMQTHPITEEQLELISDIFSVGEKMQRINRTLLLLAKIENNQFPNIEKIKVKNVFNHIIEQYQDVLQIKNILLEVKSKDGTEIIANPILIDILFGNLISNALRYTNDNNHIKIKISDQSVVVINDAQKETGKLNESDLFQRFKKQSNDSRSLGLGLEICKKICNLYQYKIFYDFIDNQHSFTISFK from the coding sequence ATGAAGCTAATTCACTACATATCTAAAAGATACATCATATATTCGGCAATTATTTCCATAATTTCCATTCCATTATTTTATGTTTCTTTACAGCATTTGTTGCTGGCAGATCTGGATGAAGAAATGAAGCAGCAAAAAGACTGGATTCAGACCCAATTAAAAACCGTTTCTCCAACGGCTCTTATCTCTTTTGAAAATAATATTACTGTTACTCCATCAAAAACAGTCAAAACATCGGATGTTTTATTCAATGAACCCTTATTTGTTGAAGCCGATAATGAGACGGTGATGCATCGGGTTTTGCTTTCAAATGTAACAGTTAATGGAAAAAATTATACCATCAGAATCAGGAAATCGATGATTGAAGACGAAGACCTTTTACAAAATATTTTGTTACTGCAGTTTGCGTTTATTTTCATATTAATTGTCGGATTGGGATTAATCAATCTTTCCATTTCTAAAAAACTATGGTTGCCTTTCAATGATATTGTCAGAAAAATGCAAGGATATCGTGTAGATAATTCCGATGAGCTGAATTTTATGCCGACTAAAATTTTTGAGTTTAAAGATCTGGAAAACTCAATTTGTGAATTGGTCAATCGGAATAACAAATTATATAAAGCTCAAAAAGAATTTACAGAAAATGCTTCTCACGAATTGCAGACTCCTATTGCCGTTTTTTCCAGCAAATTGGAATTGCTGATGCAGACCCATCCAATTACCGAAGAACAGCTAGAGCTGATTAGTGATATTTTTTCTGTAGGAGAAAAAATGCAGAGAATTAACAGGACCTTGTTGCTGCTGGCTAAAATCGAAAACAATCAATTTCCGAATATTGAGAAAATTAAGGTGAAAAATGTTTTTAATCACATTATAGAACAATATCAGGATGTTTTACAGATAAAAAATATTCTGTTGGAAGTGAAGTCAAAAGATGGGACGGAGATCATTGCCAATCCAATTCTGATTGATATTCTGTTCGGAAACTTAATTTCAAATGCATTGCGATATACAAATGATAACAACCATATTAAGATAAAAATTTCAGATCAGTCTGTGGTGGTCATCAATGATGCGCAGAAAGAAACGGGGAAACTGAATGAATCTGATTTGTTTCAACGATTTAAAAAACAATCCAATGACAGTAGAAGTCTTGGTTTAGGATTGGAGATTTGTAAAAAAATATGTAATCTGTATCAATATAAAATTTTTTACGATTTTATAGATAATCAGCATTCTTTTACCATCTCTTTTAAATAA
- a CDS encoding N-acetylmuramoyl-L-alanine amidase — protein MYKQNFKIILSFLAILLFNFSFAQKKFTVVLDAGHGGGDIGANRNYSDIGLVQEKDVTLGIVLKLGAMLEKNKDFKVIYTRKIDEYPSLTDRTNIANRSKADLFISVHVNSSPSKTATARGTETFVQGPAQNRENLEVAKQENNVIYLDEKDKETFSSYDSSSPESLIALKLQQSKYLENSLILGTFVEDNFAKTGRYSRGVKQENLHILRRSAMPSILIETGFVNNYDDAAFLYSEKGQQETAENIYKAIIDYKKAIDRKTSSGVIVKKPEPEKPAEVALKNDFRILLITSSVKYNDGDPALKGLNYILTIKEGGVYKYYYSVTNMASTRDINLRTAKDAGFKNAFAVGFMPNQKLSSGYYTIELYAGPDKLSSNSFILQSLKDVDRTKTNGVFYYTYGKEDSLEGAIDLQKDLEKKGIKNTVIQKVYK, from the coding sequence ATGTACAAACAAAATTTTAAAATAATTTTATCATTTCTTGCGATACTCCTTTTCAACTTTTCCTTTGCTCAAAAAAAATTCACCGTAGTCTTAGACGCAGGTCATGGCGGAGGAGATATAGGAGCCAACAGAAATTACTCTGATATAGGGCTTGTACAAGAAAAAGACGTTACACTCGGTATTGTTCTTAAGTTGGGAGCCATGCTTGAGAAAAATAAAGACTTCAAAGTCATTTATACCCGTAAGATTGATGAATATCCTTCTTTAACGGATAGAACCAATATCGCCAACAGAAGTAAGGCAGATTTATTCATTTCTGTACACGTTAACTCATCTCCTAGTAAAACAGCTACCGCAAGAGGAACAGAAACTTTTGTACAGGGACCTGCCCAAAACAGAGAAAACCTGGAAGTGGCCAAACAGGAAAACAATGTGATCTATCTTGATGAAAAAGATAAGGAAACATTCTCCTCTTACGATTCTTCTTCACCGGAATCACTGATCGCCTTAAAATTACAGCAAAGTAAATATCTTGAAAACAGCCTTATCCTGGGAACCTTTGTAGAAGACAATTTTGCTAAAACAGGAAGATATTCACGGGGAGTAAAACAGGAAAACCTTCACATCCTAAGAAGAAGTGCCATGCCTTCTATACTTATTGAAACCGGCTTCGTCAACAATTATGATGATGCTGCTTTTTTATATTCTGAAAAAGGACAACAGGAAACTGCAGAAAATATTTACAAAGCAATCATAGACTACAAAAAAGCGATTGACAGAAAAACATCGTCTGGTGTCATCGTAAAAAAACCTGAGCCTGAAAAACCTGCCGAAGTTGCATTGAAAAATGATTTCAGGATACTTCTGATTACTTCATCGGTAAAATATAATGACGGTGACCCTGCTTTAAAAGGACTTAATTATATCCTTACCATAAAAGAAGGAGGAGTCTACAAATATTATTACAGTGTTACCAATATGGCATCTACCAGAGATATCAACCTTAGAACCGCAAAAGATGCCGGATTCAAAAACGCATTCGCTGTCGGATTTATGCCTAATCAAAAATTAAGTTCAGGATATTATACAATTGAATTATATGCAGGTCCGGACAAGCTAAGTAGCAATTCTTTCATTCTTCAGTCCCTTAAAGATGTAGACAGAACCAAAACCAATGGTGTGTTCTACTATACCTATGGAAAGGAAGATTCTTTAGAAGGAGCCATTGATCTCCAAAAAGATCTTGAGAAGAAAGGAATTAAAAACACTGTTATTCAGAAAGTTTACAAATAG
- a CDS encoding response regulator transcription factor produces MKILIVEDEVALSKSIVSYLKSESYLCEVSNSFNDAIEKADCYDYDCVLLDISLPDGNGLNVLKFLKENNKTEGIIIISAKNSIEDKIEGLKLGADDYLPKPFHLSELCARIAAVIRRRRFNGENILILQDITIDIVAKTVSVNNQSVDLTRTEYDLLLYFAVNKNRVLSKAAIAEHLSDENIYLYDNYDFIYAHIKNLKKKLIKAGSDDYLKSVYGMGYKFEV; encoded by the coding sequence ATGAAAATATTAATAGTAGAAGATGAGGTCGCTTTAAGCAAAAGTATAGTGAGTTACTTGAAATCTGAAAGTTACCTTTGTGAGGTTTCAAACAGCTTTAATGATGCTATCGAAAAGGCCGACTGCTATGATTATGACTGTGTTTTGCTTGATATTTCCTTACCCGATGGAAACGGACTCAATGTGCTGAAATTTTTAAAGGAAAATAATAAAACAGAAGGGATTATTATTATTTCGGCAAAGAATTCCATAGAAGATAAAATTGAAGGTCTGAAACTTGGTGCAGACGATTATCTTCCAAAGCCCTTCCATTTATCCGAACTCTGTGCAAGAATTGCGGCAGTTATCCGAAGAAGAAGATTTAATGGGGAGAATATTCTGATACTCCAGGATATTACGATTGATATTGTGGCAAAAACAGTGAGTGTCAACAATCAATCTGTAGATTTAACAAGAACTGAATACGACTTATTGCTCTATTTTGCGGTCAATAAAAACCGGGTACTTTCCAAAGCAGCAATTGCAGAGCATTTATCAGACGAAAATATTTATCTCTATGATAATTATGATTTTATTTATGCTCATATTAAAAATTTGAAGAAAAAACTGATCAAGGCGGGGAGTGATGATTATTTAAAATCCGTTTACGGAATGGGGTATAAATTTGAAGTTTAA
- a CDS encoding DUF2147 domain-containing protein — protein sequence MERTFLLLTLLFSLSISAQSAKDDILGRWMSIDKRVAVSIYHEGSLFRAKVIWFDEADGSGMPMNSRVDLNNPNPKLRNVKIIGMDVLEGLNYNSKNQRWENGKIYDASSGRTWDAFVEINESGQLCVRGYWKWKCLGKSLYFIRMKEKA from the coding sequence ATGGAAAGAACATTCTTACTGCTTACGCTATTATTTAGTTTAAGTATTTCCGCACAGTCAGCAAAGGATGATATTTTAGGACGGTGGATGTCAATAGACAAAAGAGTAGCTGTCAGCATTTATCATGAAGGAAGTTTGTTCAGGGCAAAAGTAATTTGGTTTGACGAAGCAGATGGAAGTGGGATGCCTATGAATTCTCGCGTTGATTTGAACAATCCCAATCCGAAATTAAGAAATGTTAAAATCATTGGAATGGATGTTTTGGAAGGGCTGAATTATAATTCTAAAAATCAACGTTGGGAAAATGGTAAAATTTACGATGCTTCTAGTGGCAGAACTTGGGATGCTTTTGTAGAAATCAATGAAAGCGGGCAACTTTGTGTACGGGGTTATTGGAAATGGAAATGTTTGGGTAAATCTCTTTATTTCATAAGGATGAAAGAAAAAGCATAG